Proteins encoded together in one Rhizobium bangladeshense window:
- a CDS encoding sugar ABC transporter substrate-binding protein: protein MYKILVGGLLAAAAFTLSHSTALAQPEIVSGPAAEADCFVPWTADTKFFKFPKKDGPYRIALANGYIANTWRIQMIQTAKAYAAQPDVAAKLKEFKVVSTGEDVPAQISAINNFIDSGYDAIVVNAQNPTAFGPVIKRAKQAGVVLVAFDNILDTQDAINVNVDQKGLGVLWANWLAKHLPDGGKVLEVRGVAGTSVDTDRHNGIHETLDATGKKWDVVEVLGKWDDPTAQKATADAIAVHKKFDGITAQGGDTGVVQAMIDAKHPFVPFGGETENGFRKFCAKYAGEGLKCSSAGTGPAQVAVAIKTAIAALEGQVVPQSIKLPLAIVEDPNFKEGQDFYPDQSDNFFVGNAFPTCGINFTAQEIMGQSKENQ from the coding sequence ATGTACAAGATATTGGTCGGCGGCCTTCTTGCCGCGGCTGCATTTACGCTTTCCCACTCCACGGCTCTTGCCCAACCGGAAATTGTCAGCGGGCCTGCGGCCGAGGCTGACTGCTTCGTGCCGTGGACGGCGGATACCAAGTTCTTCAAATTTCCGAAAAAAGACGGGCCTTATCGCATCGCGCTCGCCAATGGGTATATCGCCAACACCTGGCGCATTCAGATGATCCAGACGGCGAAAGCCTATGCCGCTCAGCCGGATGTCGCCGCCAAACTCAAGGAGTTCAAGGTCGTTTCCACCGGTGAGGACGTGCCGGCGCAGATTTCGGCGATCAACAACTTCATCGATTCCGGTTACGACGCCATCGTCGTCAATGCCCAGAATCCGACTGCATTCGGACCGGTCATCAAGCGCGCCAAGCAGGCCGGCGTCGTCCTGGTCGCCTTCGACAATATTCTGGATACGCAAGACGCAATCAACGTCAACGTCGACCAGAAGGGCCTTGGCGTGTTGTGGGCTAACTGGCTGGCAAAGCACCTGCCTGACGGCGGCAAAGTTCTCGAGGTGCGCGGGGTCGCCGGAACGTCAGTCGATACCGACCGCCACAACGGCATTCACGAAACCCTGGATGCCACCGGCAAGAAGTGGGATGTCGTCGAAGTGCTCGGCAAGTGGGACGACCCGACGGCACAGAAGGCCACCGCCGACGCGATAGCCGTGCACAAGAAGTTCGACGGCATCACCGCGCAGGGCGGCGATACCGGCGTCGTCCAGGCGATGATCGATGCCAAACATCCGTTCGTGCCTTTCGGTGGCGAAACGGAAAACGGCTTCCGCAAGTTCTGCGCCAAATATGCTGGTGAAGGCCTGAAATGCTCCTCGGCCGGCACCGGGCCTGCCCAGGTGGCGGTTGCCATCAAGACGGCGATCGCAGCACTTGAAGGACAGGTCGTGCCGCAGTCCATCAAGCTGCCGCTGGCAATCGTCGAAGACCCGAACTTCAAGGAGGGCCAGGACTTCTATCCGGATCAGTCGGACAATTTCTTCGTCGGCAACGCTTTTCCGACCTGCGGCATCAATTTCACCGCACAGGAGATCATGGGGCAGTCGAAGGAAAACCAATAG
- a CDS encoding sugar ABC transporter ATP-binding protein: protein MTAPERPAATPLFEMSGVSKRYGGVHALENAQLTVEAGKIHAILGENGAGKSTLIKIMAGVVAPDEGRMLLDGHPVTFRSPAEASAAGVTCVFQELSLIPDLSVADNISIAAPPRRFGLIDRKAQRVIAEEMLARAGASDIHPRELVKDLPLSRRQLVEIAKALAWKPRILILDEGTSALTAADVAKVFSVLRRLRSEGLALLYISHRMQEISELADQCTVLRNGRNVASFPAGTRSDGEIVEMMIGREYSRAFPPKPERVAKDEVRPVLECRKLGWADTLRDISLTVGRGEVVGLGGLDGQGQRELLLALFGVLRGTTGSVLVDGKAVTLASPAAAKSGQIGMALIPEDRKTEGLMLPMTVRENLSFAVLDRVSRAWVIDQEKEERLIEEMVQLLAIKTAGLDIPVGALSGGNQQKVVIAKWLMRKPRIILLNDPTRGIDVGTKQEIYQLLRRLAEAGAAILFYSTDYDELIGCCDRVLVFYNGSIRRELKGDGITEHALVASALNVGSENVGSAA from the coding sequence ATGACGGCACCAGAAAGACCGGCGGCAACCCCGCTCTTTGAGATGAGCGGTGTATCGAAGCGTTACGGCGGCGTGCATGCGTTGGAAAACGCCCAACTCACCGTGGAAGCCGGGAAAATCCACGCCATTCTCGGCGAGAACGGCGCGGGCAAATCCACGCTGATCAAGATCATGGCCGGCGTCGTCGCGCCGGATGAAGGCCGCATGCTGCTCGACGGGCATCCGGTGACCTTCCGCTCCCCGGCCGAGGCTTCCGCCGCCGGCGTCACCTGCGTATTTCAGGAACTCTCGCTGATCCCGGACCTCAGCGTTGCCGACAACATCTCTATCGCCGCTCCGCCGCGCCGTTTCGGCCTGATTGATCGAAAGGCGCAACGCGTCATCGCCGAGGAGATGCTCGCGCGGGCAGGCGCCAGCGACATTCATCCGCGCGAACTGGTCAAGGACCTGCCGCTCTCGCGCCGACAACTGGTGGAGATCGCCAAGGCGCTCGCCTGGAAACCGCGCATTCTCATTCTTGACGAAGGAACGTCGGCACTGACGGCAGCCGATGTCGCCAAGGTCTTCTCCGTTTTGCGGCGGCTGAGGTCCGAAGGGTTGGCACTCCTTTATATTTCTCATCGCATGCAGGAGATCTCCGAATTGGCGGATCAATGCACGGTCTTGCGCAACGGCCGGAATGTGGCGAGTTTCCCGGCAGGTACGCGCAGCGATGGCGAGATCGTCGAAATGATGATCGGTCGGGAGTACAGCCGCGCCTTTCCGCCGAAACCGGAGCGGGTTGCGAAGGATGAAGTCCGTCCGGTCCTCGAATGCCGCAAGCTCGGCTGGGCGGATACGCTGCGCGACATTTCGCTTACCGTCGGTCGCGGTGAAGTCGTGGGCCTTGGAGGCCTGGATGGTCAAGGGCAGCGCGAGCTGCTGCTTGCGCTCTTCGGCGTCCTGCGCGGGACCACAGGTTCCGTCCTTGTCGACGGCAAGGCGGTTACGCTCGCAAGCCCGGCAGCGGCAAAATCCGGACAGATCGGCATGGCGCTCATCCCCGAGGACCGGAAGACGGAAGGCTTGATGCTGCCGATGACGGTCCGGGAAAATCTATCCTTTGCGGTACTGGACCGGGTGTCCAGAGCGTGGGTGATAGATCAGGAAAAGGAAGAACGGCTGATCGAGGAGATGGTACAGCTACTGGCGATCAAGACGGCAGGTCTCGACATTCCGGTAGGAGCGCTCTCCGGCGGCAACCAACAGAAGGTCGTCATCGCCAAGTGGCTGATGCGCAAGCCGCGGATCATTCTGCTCAACGATCCGACACGTGGCATCGATGTCGGCACCAAGCAGGAGATCTATCAGTTGCTGCGGCGCTTGGCCGAAGCGGGAGCAGCCATTCTCTTTTATTCGACGGATTACGACGAGCTGATCGGCTGCTGCGATCGCGTTCTCGTCTTCTACAATGGCAGCATCAGACGCGAATTGAAGGGCGACGGCATCACCGAGCATGCGCTGGTGGCGAGCGCACTGAATGTCGGCAGCGAGAATGTGGGGAGCGCGGCATGA